Proteins encoded in a region of the Procambarus clarkii isolate CNS0578487 chromosome 42, FALCON_Pclarkii_2.0, whole genome shotgun sequence genome:
- the LOC138373343 gene encoding NADH-ubiquinone oxidoreductase chain 5-like has translation MKAGIISLSCCYYCYYIYCYIYYYYYYIYCYIYYYYYYIYCYIYYYYYYIYCYIYYYIYCYICYIYYCYYIYCYYYIYCYIYYCYYIYCYYYIYCHICYIYYCYYIYCYYYIYCNIYYYYIYCYICYYYYYYIYCYYYIYCYIYYYICYIYCYYYIYIYCYYYIYHCYYIYHCYFIYHCYYIYHCYYIYHCYFIYHCYYIYHCYFIYCYMPQLLSFNGQDIKRDSCTFHENIYPGLSQGPYRNCPCDVRD, from the coding sequence ATGAAAGCGGGTATAATTAGCCTCTCttgttgctactactgctactacatcTACTGCtacatctactactactactactacatctaCTGCtacatctactactactactactacatctaCTGCtacatctactactactactactacatctaCTGCTACATCTACTACTACATCTACTGCTACATCTGCTACATCTACTATTGCTACTAcatctactgctactactacatcTACTGCTACATCTACTATTGCTACTAcatctactgctactactacatcTACTGCCACATCTGCTACATCTACTATTGCTACTAcatctactgctactactacatcTACTGCAACATCTACTACTACTACATCTACTGCTAcatctgctactactactactactacatctactgctactactacatcTACTGCTACATCTACTACTACATCTGCTAcatctactgctactactacatctacatctactgctactactacatcTACCACTGCTACTACATCTACCACTGCTACTTTATCTACCACTGCTACTACATCTACCACTGCTACTACATCTACCACTGCTACTTTATCTACCACTGCTACTACATCTACCACTGCTACTTTATCTACTGCTACATGCCACAGCTGTTATCCTTCAATGGCCAAGATATTAAGAGAGATTCGTGTACATTTCATGAAAATATCTATCCTGGTCTATCACAAGGGCCGTATCGAAATTGTCCCTGTGACGTCAgagattaa